In a single window of the Melissococcus plutonius ATCC 35311 genome:
- a CDS encoding (4Fe-4S)-binding protein — protein MNEKTLIKNDYKKYYGKMIDVYYSKDICKHVGNCIKGDPNIFTVNRRPWIIPDNAMPDKVERVVNTCPTGALKFIRREDENKNEN, from the coding sequence ATGAATGAAAAAACATTAATAAAAAATGATTACAAAAAATATTATGGAAAAATGATTGATGTTTATTATAGTAAAGATATTTGTAAACATGTAGGTAATTGTATTAAAGGAGATCCTAATATATTCACAGTGAACCGTCGACCCTGGATCATTCCTGATAATGCAATGCCTGATAAGGTAGAAAGAGTGGTGAATACATGTCCAACTGGAGCTTTAAAATTTATTAGGAGAGAAGATGAAAATAAAAATGAAAATTGA
- a CDS encoding GNAT family N-acetyltransferase, with translation MKIEEENLRFVLLDGEKEAGEMSWSEAGDELMIIDHTFVDDAYRGKGYAEDLIYCGVKKAREENKKILPLCPFASKEFQNKSQYSDVLAKMD, from the coding sequence ATGAAAATTGAAGAAGAAAATTTACGTTTTGTACTATTAGATGGTGAAAAAGAAGCTGGAGAAATGTCGTGGTCAGAAGCAGGAGATGAATTGATGATCATCGACCATACTTTTGTTGATGATGCTTACAGGGGGAAAGGCTATGCTGAAGATTTAATTTATTGTGGCGTAAAAAAAGCTCGTGAGGAAAATAAGAAAATATTGCCACTTTGTCCTTTTGCTAGCAAGGAATTTCAAAATAAATCTCAGTATTCAGACGTATTGGCAAAAATGGATTAA
- a CDS encoding MFS transporter: protein MNLKKIRLAVGILSMNLLLMSGSTVGAAIAAIAKSFPKESISKVQMVSSISQLGQLVATLLFTWLTHKLTRKNIGILAVLIVAASGLLPAFYHSSLNIILACMVTLGFGVGLISNVSPVLLQEHFEGEDRAAVMGWAVGFNTIGMIGITLIGGILGSVHWENLFFVYVIALLVFLAFFFMVPQDVRIKNTDEENKASTSFLQTIKGLSKYVYIMLVITFITSLAVMIFMSNQSILLASKGYGTAYTASVTAIGNIGGILAAFGLKYIRKITKTNTMAWGFIAFVLSYVCIVFFANFPMHILGNMFSGIGIVMVNATIPFELSILADKKIISASYCNEYIYVLCGRYDCTNDFSSH, encoded by the coding sequence ATGAATTTAAAGAAAATTCGTCTTGCTGTTGGAATTCTAAGTATGAATCTGTTATTGATGTCTGGTTCAACAGTCGGCGCGGCAATTGCAGCAATTGCAAAATCTTTTCCCAAAGAATCAATTTCTAAGGTTCAAATGGTGAGTTCGATTTCTCAGTTGGGACAGTTAGTTGCAACTTTGTTGTTTACTTGGTTAACTCATAAATTAACTAGAAAGAATATTGGAATATTAGCTGTACTTATTGTAGCAGCTAGTGGCTTATTGCCAGCCTTTTATCATAGCAGTTTAAATATTATTTTAGCTTGTATGGTTACCCTAGGTTTTGGAGTAGGATTGATTAGTAATGTCAGCCCAGTTCTTTTACAAGAACATTTTGAAGGTGAAGATCGTGCAGCTGTCATGGGATGGGCGGTTGGTTTTAATACAATCGGTATGATAGGAATCACATTGATTGGTGGTATCCTAGGAAGTGTTCACTGGGAAAATCTATTCTTTGTATACGTCATTGCTTTGCTTGTATTTTTGGCTTTCTTTTTTATGGTACCTCAAGATGTTCGTATAAAAAATACGGATGAAGAGAATAAAGCATCTACCAGCTTTTTGCAAACAATCAAAGGATTAAGTAAATATGTTTATATTATGTTAGTTATTACTTTTATTACTTCGCTCGCTGTCATGATTTTCATGTCAAATCAATCGATATTATTGGCAAGTAAAGGATATGGAACAGCCTATACAGCATCTGTTACAGCTATTGGAAATATCGGTGGTATCTTGGCTGCTTTTGGTTTGAAATACATTCGAAAAATAACAAAAACGAATACAATGGCTTGGGGATTCATCGCTTTTGTTCTATCTTATGTATGCATTGTTTTCTTTGCAAATTTCCCTATGCACATTCTTGGTAATATGTTCTCAGGAATTGGGATTGTAATGGTAAATGCAACTATTCCGTTTGAATTATCTATTTTAGCTGATAAAAAAATAATTTCCGCTAGCTATTGCAATGAATACATTTATGTCCTCTGTGGCAGGTATGATTGCACCAATGATTTTAGCAGCCATTAA
- the gntK gene encoding gluconokinase yields MNYIIGIDIGTTSTKAVLYNEKGRVIESTHVGYPLYQETEDMAEQDVEEVFEAVIHTLKHIIRQSKIEVSKISGVSFSAAMHSLILVDEKVKPLTRLITWADNRAAKYSERLKENKQGKKLYEKTGTPIHPMTPLSKLIWLRNEEAEIFKQASYFIGIKEYIFYRLFGELKIDQSIASATGLYNIFTHTWEPEALKLAGITVDQLSEIVSTSYQFCDLNQSYADMIGLPKETIFIIGASDGVLSNLGVNAMEKDVLAVTIGTSAAVRTVIKEPIIDTKKRLFCYVLDEEYYVLGGPVNNGGIILEWIRDQLFTSEKETAKQLGIDSYDLLTQIAERIPAGSDGLLFLPYLGGERAPIWDANARGTYFGLNHYHTRAHMLRSVLEGIIFNLYLVLIALEEVIPSVKSIQATGGFARSELWCQMLADIFEKKVNIPKSFESSCLGAAILGLRSLKIIDDLKEVEKMIGVTHDYLPQKDTFNAYQSLLPIFMRLTHQLQEEYREIAEYQRNSRNE; encoded by the coding sequence ATGAATTATATTATTGGAATAGATATTGGAACAACAAGTACTAAGGCTGTATTATATAACGAAAAAGGTAGGGTAATTGAATCCACGCATGTTGGTTATCCATTATATCAGGAAACAGAAGACATGGCAGAACAAGATGTGGAGGAAGTATTTGAAGCTGTAATTCACACGTTAAAACATATCATAAGACAATCTAAAATTGAAGTTTCAAAAATTTCTGGTGTTTCATTTTCTGCAGCAATGCATAGTCTTATTTTGGTAGATGAAAAGGTAAAACCATTGACTCGTTTAATTACTTGGGCTGACAATCGTGCAGCTAAATACAGTGAGCGGTTAAAAGAAAATAAACAAGGAAAAAAGTTATATGAAAAAACTGGAACACCCATTCATCCTATGACACCTCTTTCCAAATTGATCTGGTTACGTAATGAGGAAGCAGAGATTTTTAAACAAGCCAGTTATTTTATTGGTATTAAGGAATATATTTTTTATCGATTATTTGGTGAGCTGAAGATAGATCAATCGATTGCCTCAGCAACTGGGTTATATAATATTTTTACTCATACATGGGAACCAGAAGCTTTAAAGCTTGCTGGAATTACTGTTGATCAATTGTCTGAGATAGTGTCAACAAGCTATCAATTTTGCGACTTAAATCAATCCTATGCTGATATGATTGGTTTGCCTAAGGAAACTATTTTCATTATTGGTGCCAGCGATGGTGTTTTATCTAATTTAGGTGTTAATGCGATGGAAAAAGATGTTTTAGCTGTGACGATTGGAACAAGTGCAGCGGTTCGAACAGTGATAAAGGAACCAATTATTGATACTAAAAAACGATTATTCTGCTATGTTTTAGATGAGGAATATTATGTGTTAGGTGGTCCAGTCAATAATGGTGGTATTATATTAGAATGGATTCGTGATCAATTATTCACTTCAGAAAAAGAAACCGCAAAACAACTGGGCATTGACAGTTATGATTTATTGACACAAATTGCTGAAAGAATTCCTGCTGGATCTGATGGGTTACTATTTTTACCTTATCTAGGTGGTGAACGAGCACCTATTTGGGATGCTAATGCTCGAGGAACCTATTTTGGATTAAATCATTATCATACACGTGCACACATGTTACGTTCTGTGCTTGAAGGGATTATTTTTAATTTGTATCTAGTCTTAATAGCTTTAGAAGAAGTCATTCCATCAGTAAAATCAATACAGGCAACGGGTGGATTTGCTCGTTCGGAATTATGGTGTCAAATGCTTGCTGATATTTTTGAGAAAAAAGTAAATATTCCTAAAAGTTTTGAGAGTTCATGTCTAGGTGCAGCAATCTTAGGTCTAAGATCTTTGAAAATTATTGATGATTTAAAAGAGGTTGAAAAAATGATAGGTGTAACTCATGACTATTTACCCCAAAAAGATACATTTAATGCTTATCAATCTTTACTGCCTATTTTTATGCGATTAACTCACCAATTACAGGAAGAATATAGAGAAATTGCTGAATATCAAAGAAATAGTCGTAATGAATAG